From one bacterium genomic stretch:
- a CDS encoding CoA pyrophosphatase has translation MTIEDPDPLVLEGIRSQIVSHEPSLVPSPAETRGHAAVALVLHEPEDGSGPELLFIERAVREGDPWSGQMAFPGGRRDIIDATMGHTAQRETLEEVGVDLATPIGRLDDVMGGPKSPKPAQIVISSYVYELPERPTIIANHEVQSAVWVPLSWILHRDSSHDYRFERAGFSGSYSSFRYQGYTVWGLTYRVLELFFDVVGRQMPPRR, from the coding sequence ATGACAATTGAAGACCCAGATCCCCTCGTTCTCGAGGGAATTCGCAGCCAGATTGTTTCCCACGAGCCGAGTCTGGTGCCTTCCCCGGCGGAAACCCGGGGCCACGCCGCAGTTGCGCTGGTATTGCACGAACCTGAGGACGGCAGCGGACCGGAGCTGCTTTTCATCGAGCGTGCCGTGCGCGAGGGCGACCCCTGGTCCGGACAGATGGCCTTCCCCGGAGGGCGACGAGACATCATTGACGCAACGATGGGGCATACGGCTCAGCGCGAGACCCTAGAAGAGGTCGGCGTAGATCTCGCGACCCCGATCGGGCGACTGGACGATGTGATGGGGGGGCCGAAATCGCCAAAACCCGCGCAGATCGTAATCTCGTCCTACGTGTACGAGCTTCCCGAACGGCCGACGATCATCGCCAACCACGAGGTTCAGTCCGCAGTCTGGGTACCACTTTCCTGGATCCTGCATCGCGACAGCTCCCACGACTATCGCTTCGAACGCGCTGGATTCAGCGGCTCGTACTCGTCCTTTCGCTACCAGGGCTACACGGTCTGGGGACTGACCTACCGCGTACTGGAACTGTTCTTCGACGTTGTCGGGCGGCAGATGCCGCCCCGTCGTTGA
- the surE gene encoding 5'/3'-nucleotidase SurE — protein sequence MSYLLVTNDDGVDSPALVPLVKALALIAEVRVVVPGGERSWIGKAITRWADIPIEKVKREGIEMTAVGGFPADCTNLAIHSLFDEPPDMVVSGVNIGLNAGLGFFLSSGTVGAAMEGWIAGLPALAFSLGVVDGDRNWKREALGERSRPLWERAAEISADIVRTVREDRFPEGTDLINVNFGRDADVHTPRVVTQLAPVGYGALFGQKEDGVYSHQFAGGLRNEADVLPEMDFAVLRQGRVSITPVRLAHTAEVSDSIRSRLSRSGS from the coding sequence TTGAGCTATTTACTTGTAACCAACGACGATGGGGTGGACTCACCGGCGCTCGTGCCGCTGGTGAAGGCCCTGGCGTTGATCGCCGAGGTCCGGGTGGTGGTGCCCGGCGGGGAGCGCAGCTGGATCGGCAAGGCGATTACCCGCTGGGCCGACATCCCGATCGAGAAGGTCAAGCGAGAGGGTATCGAGATGACGGCAGTTGGGGGTTTCCCCGCCGATTGCACCAATCTCGCCATCCATTCGCTGTTCGACGAGCCGCCCGACATGGTCGTATCGGGCGTGAACATCGGACTCAACGCAGGGCTCGGTTTCTTTCTTTCGAGCGGAACCGTCGGGGCCGCAATGGAGGGTTGGATTGCGGGCCTTCCGGCACTCGCCTTCTCGTTGGGGGTCGTCGACGGCGACCGGAACTGGAAGCGCGAGGCGCTTGGGGAGCGATCGCGTCCTTTGTGGGAGCGGGCGGCCGAAATCTCGGCCGACATCGTGCGGACCGTGCGCGAAGATCGATTCCCCGAGGGGACGGACCTGATCAATGTGAACTTCGGGCGCGATGCAGATGTCCATACACCGCGAGTCGTGACGCAGCTCGCCCCGGTCGGATACGGCGCATTGTTCGGGCAAAAAGAGGACGGAGTCTACTCCCACCAGTTCGCCGGTGGACTTCGGAACGAAGCCGATGTCCTTCCCGAGATGGACTTCGCTGTCCTGCGTCAAGGACGGGTGTCAATTACCCCGGTAAGGCTCGCGCACACCGCCGAGGTTTCGGATTCGATCCGCAGTCGTCTCTCCAGATCGGGGAGTTGA